In Halictus rubicundus isolate RS-2024b chromosome 5, iyHalRubi1_principal, whole genome shotgun sequence, one genomic interval encodes:
- the LOC143354122 gene encoding uncharacterized protein LOC143354122, which yields MEQSFNECIEQLRKRSRLLLARVDQSSKRVKEEYKKLYSQSLISRDNHCTGNRTSCVSGNIKSWRLRNDSSGVGAALCIDYSTDSSGQSSASMPNLGTARRVVISSKKHSEPLKTVHRKPVRECYCNSEVKKTQLRSTRTQRKPDPGCKYCKSHIEFRPAIVRDSPRKSLASPPISCETLRRVQRIDYAPKSQFLRNVQSKATLLQSGDCPETCPKSPCCRRARPQTRESQNENLTMSRTVPRVATDLVTSDEERSSKTPKQSRKYLAKRTVTSKKPVSDSSKTKSSPKDSTKNKRLVCHCCHGSKMVQQARSIKDNDDVDSEDYQHTVCVSNLDQVGSNDKDISDNELRELRKFREQNYFDTHGSSHTLHSSKSSGSLEQYLLNDRLFPEPSRTIHKKDLVVTMPACATLQRKRIHYFPRYIVRQDKNNCNNYKKKRCQTCPLTGHAIDLGVTKMRPPLNSLALKYQKRLP from the exons ATGGAGCAAAGCTTTAACGAATGCATAGAGCAATTGCGTAAAAGAAGCAGACTTCTGCTGGCCCGAGTAGATCAGAGTTCTAAGAGGGTCAAAGAAGAGTATAAGAAATTATACTCACAAAGCTT AATATCGAGAGATAATCATTGCACAGGAAACAGAACTTCATGTGTCAGCGGGAACATCAAATCTTGGCGCCTGAGAAATGATTCCAGCGGTGTGGGAGCAGCTTTATGTATAGACTATAGTACAGACAGCTCAGGTCAATCATCCGCCTCAATGCCTAATTTAGGAACAGCTAGGAGAGTAGTAATATCTTCAAAGAAACATTCTGAGCCACTGAAGACTGTGCACAGGAAGCCTGTGAGAGAATGCTACTGCAACTCTGAGGTCAAGAAGACACAGTTGAGGTCCACGAGGACCCAGCGCAAACCTGACCCAGGCTGCAAGTATTGCAAAAGCCACATCGAGTTCAGGCCAGCAATCGTTAGAGACAGTCCCAGGAAGTCGCTCGCGAGCCCTCCAATCAGTTGCGAGACACTGAGGAGGGTCCAAAGAATAGACTATGCTCCTAAGTCGCAATTCCTCCGCAATGTGCAGAGCAAGGCCACTCTACTGCAATCTGGAGATTGCCCTGAAACGTGTCCCAAATCTCCCTGTTGCCGTAGAGCTCGGCCACAAACTAGAGAATCACAAAATGAGAACTTGACAATGTCAAGAACCGTGCCCAGAGTGGCAACGGATCTAGTGACCAGCGACGAAGAGCGAAGTTCAAAGACTCCGAAGCAGTCGAGAAAATATCTAGCCAAAAGGACCGTAACTTCTAAGAAGCCTGTATCTGATTCAAGCAAGACTAAATCTAGTCCAAAGGATTCAACGAAGAACAAACGACTTGTGTGTCACTGCTGCCATGGTAGTAAAATGGTGCAACAAGCTAGGAGCATTAAGGACAACGACGATGTTGATTCGGAAGATTATCAGCACACCGTGTGCGTCAGCAATTTGGATCAAGTTGGAAGCAACGACAAGGACATCTCGGACAACGAGCTGAGGGAGCTGAGGAAATTCCGCGAACAGAACTACTTTGATACCCACGGCTCCAGCCACACGTTACATTCGTCGAAATCCTCAGGTTCCTTGGAACAGTACCTGCTGAACGATAGACTGTTCCCTGAACCGTCAAGGACTATTCATAAAAAGGACCTGGTCGTGACGATGCCGGCCTGCGCGACGCTACAGAGGAAACGGATCCACTATTTCCCACGCTACATCGTCCGCCAGGACAAGAACAACTGCAACAATTACAAGAAGAAGCGCTGCCAGACTTGTCCTTTGACTGGTCACGCCATAGATCTTGGTGTTACGAAGATGAGGCCACCGTTGAATAGCCTGGCCTTAAAGTACCAGAAGCGACTACCTTGA
- the Jhbp-1 gene encoding take-out-like carrier protein, which translates to MTVSSSSHSAVPSNFFIDEPDRREPWFESVFDPDMKTIAVLAVALVAAVSGVVALELPSSFKVCNRTLPDPEYYQCISNSARDAVVSLAGGLKAFKILPIEPLAVESVKIGESQGSVALRQEYRNIKLHGLTKGLVVKNYHIDWDKCLLTSESYNPQVDFVADYKLDGKILLLPVKGSGKSNITMYDLKTQNNIYCEKYEKNGVPYVRITKYDVKFTPGRVSIRFENLFNGDTILGDQMNRFINENSDLLFKELQSPYEETFGIVFAKVANDFFSRVPFEKIFPPT; encoded by the exons ATGACCGTTTCTTCCAGTTCACATTCAGCTGTCCCAAGTAATTTCTTCATCGACGAACCCGACCGCCGTGAACCCTGGTTCGAGTCTGTTTTTGATCCTGACATGAAGACTATCGCGGTTCTTGCGGTGGCCCTCGTGGCCGCCGTTTCTGGCGTGGTCGCGCTCGAATTGC CGAGCAGCTTCAAGGTGTGCAACAGGACGCTACCGGACCCGGAGTACTACCAGTGCATCTCGAACTCGGCGAGGGACGCTGTCGTCTCTCTGGCCGGAG GTCTGAAGGCCTTCAAGATCCTGCCGATCGAACCGCTGGCAGTGGAGAGCGTGAAAATCGGCGAGTCTCAGGGCTCGGTGGCTCTAAGACAGGAATACAGGAACATCAAGCTGCACGGACTCACCAAGGGGCTCGTGGTGAAGAATTACCA CATCGACTGGGATAAATGTCTGCTGACGTCGGAGTCGTATAATCCTCAGGTGGACTTTGTCGCCGATTACAAACTCGATGGAAAAATTTTGTTGTTGCCGGTCAAGGGATCAGGAAAATCGAACATCACCATGT ACGACCTGAAGACGCAGAATAACATCTATTGCGAGAAGTACGAGAAGAACGGAGTGCCGTACGTCAGGATAACGAAGTACGACGTTAAATTCACTCCCGGTCGAGTATCGATACGATTCGAGAATCTTTTCAACGGTGATACTATTCTAG GCGATCAAATGAACCGTTTCATCAACGAGAACTCCGATTTGCTGTTCAAAGAGCTCCAGTCGCCCTACGAGGAGACGTTCGGCATCGTTTTCGCGAAAGTGGCCAACGACTTTTTCAGTCGCGTTCCGTTCGAGAAGATCTTCCCGCCGACGTAA
- the LOC143354121 gene encoding uncharacterized protein LOC143354121: MDFSGNNVLQGILPQFAELTPRSISDSAPKFTGAENVHDEQITVYTTAGQSPQKQSLLANSANKYAGPIIAWPDPNTLMQFCEKQGIQAINIPNYNQNNSIIGVQSNSLPMRIVPNLYLPSTSQPENNKMELHTRTDTDAKTSAMQESQVQLQQQSTMAEYFQKLQATTLPLTLQQLIKLQSEQTKKDKLEEEKPEHTQNNILNIPSVPVFRNNQLQNDASFMTTDQMIAISPNDLNVPVEDHQENENTVQSIKVEQQVQTDSPKTEKKMKFRAKTGEIKISVGIDGSTYYCCPECNLAFQVKTEIDHHIQAHIRERKYQCKECGAMLKRKEHLDQHMRGHSDERPFKCPVCQKAFKRNEHLTRHYVIHSGDKNFTCSVCQKAFSRKDHLNKHTQTHLGIRRNRTKKDSFFMEQKESFEKPNDAGMMPKQEVTLVLKDGFMKQEPSFLQYIQNLQKDQNLIHTFSSFKEQAIKEANSLQQQAVNMNEILPQNTRYLMPS, translated from the exons ATGGATTTCTCCGGGAATAACGTTCTCCAAGGAATTCTCCCTCAGTTCGCGGAGCTCACGCCCCGATCCATTTCGGATTCCGCTCCGAAATTCACCGGCGCCGAGAACGTTCACGACGAGCAAATCACTGTTTACACCACTGCCGGGCAGAGTCCACAGAAGCAATCTTTGCTG GCAAACTCAGCGAACAAATACGCAGGACCAATAATCGCCTGGCCAGACCCGAACACTCTGATGCAGTTTTGCGAGAAGCAAGGCATCCAAGCGATCAATATTCCTAACTACAATCAAAACAACTCAATCATAGGTGTCCAATCCAATAGTTTGCCTATGAGAATCGTACCTAACTTGTACTTGCCTTCTACCTCTCAGCCAGAGAACAATAAAATGGAGCTACACACGAGGACTGACACTGATGCCAAGACATCTGCCATg CAAGAATCTCAAGTTCAGCTACAGCAGCAGAGCACCATGGCTGAATATTTTCAGAAGTTGCAGGCTACTACTCTTCCGCTCACGTTGCAACAGTTGATCAAATTGCAATCAGAGCAGACGAAGAAAGATAAACTTGAGGAGGAGAAACCGGAGCACACTCAGAATAATATTTTGAACATTCCCAGCGTTCCGGTTTTCAGGAACAACCAGCTGCAGAATGATGCTAGCTTCATGACCACAGATCAGATGATAGCGATCAGTCCAAACGATCTGAACGTGCCCGTGGAGGACCATCAGGAGAACGAGAACACTGTGCAAAGCATAAAAGTGGAGCAACAGGTCCAGACGGATTCTCCTAAAACTGAAAAGAAGATGAAGTTTAGAGCCAAGACTGGGGAGATTAAAATCAGCGTCGGGATCGACGGCTCAACGTACTATTGTTGTCCAGAGTGCAACCTTGCATTCCAGGTCAAGACGGAAATAGATCATCATATCCAGGCTCATATACGG GAACGAAAGTATCAATGCAAAGAGTGCGGCGCAATGTTGAAGAGGAAAGAGCACCTCGATCAGCATATGCGCGGCCATTCCGACGAGAGGCCGTTCAAGTGTCCCGTTTGCCAAAAAGCGTTTAAAAGGAACGAGCACTTGACCAGGCATTACGTGATCCACTCCGGTGATAAAAATTTCACTTGCTCGGTGTGCCAAAAGGCATTCTCGAGGAAGGACCACCTGAACAAGCATACTCAAACGCATTTAGGGATAAGGAGGAATCGGACCAAGAAGGATTCCTTCTTCATGGAGCAGAAGGAGTCCTTCGAGAAACCGAACGATGCTGGCATGATGCCTAAGCAAGAGGTGACCTTGGTTCTGAAGGACGGGTTTATGAAGCAGGAGCCGAGCTTTTTGCAGTACATTCAGAACCTTCAGAAGGATCAGAATCTGATACACACGTTCTCCTCGTTCAAGGAACAGGCGATCAAGGAAGCGAACAGCCTGCAGCAACAGGCTGTTAACATGAACGAGATCCTGCCTCAGAACACAAGGTACTTAATGCCGTCTTAG
- the LOC143354632 gene encoding uncharacterized protein LOC143354632 isoform X2, translated as MGTRFLALWLLCLLAGTARSKPQITKLFPVQEAVEHPQRAMNETRPLDRLLGKLRATYDFVFRNPENTSNVEKILSKDASDPDVDALKTIWSNRMPDENPVKKIEVPEKTRHEHVFRLMNDDWANDIQPVDQLEPLGPLEFEDEEGDKKSEVEFITPRPSLQFPVTISRHLVDWLGSLLGITYGVYSKLARAIYSNTTAPNN; from the exons ATGGGCACGCGTTTTCTGGCGCTCTGGCTCCTCTGC CTCCTCGCGGGAACCGCGCGATCGAAGCCGCAGATAACAAAGCTGTTTCCGGTCCAGGAGGCCGTAGAGCATCCTCAGCGTGCTATGAACGAGACGAGACCGTTGGATCGGCTTCTGGGGAAATTGCGAGCCACCTACGACTTCGTTTTCCGAAATCCGGAAAACACAAGCAACGTGGAGAAAATTCTATCGAAGGACGCATCCGATCCGGACGTTGACGCCTTGAAGACGATCTGGTCGAATCGAATGCCTGACGAAAATCCGGTGAAAAAGATCGAAGTCCCCGAGAAGACCCGACACGAACACGTTTTCCGTCTAATGAACGACGACTGGGCAAACGATATTCAACCCGTGGACCAGCTGGAGCCTCTAGGCCCGCTGGAATTCGAAGATGAGGAAGGGGACAAGAAGAGCGAGGTGGAATTCATCACCCCGAGACCCAGTCTACAGTTCCCCGTCACCATAAGCAGACACCTCGTCGATTGGCTCGGATCGCTCCTCGGAATTACTTATGGAGTCTATTCCAAGCTCGCCAGAGCTATTTATAGTAATACCACGGCACCGAATAATTGA
- the LOC143354632 gene encoding uncharacterized protein LOC143354632 isoform X1 encodes MGTRFLALWLLCQLLAGTARSKPQITKLFPVQEAVEHPQRAMNETRPLDRLLGKLRATYDFVFRNPENTSNVEKILSKDASDPDVDALKTIWSNRMPDENPVKKIEVPEKTRHEHVFRLMNDDWANDIQPVDQLEPLGPLEFEDEEGDKKSEVEFITPRPSLQFPVTISRHLVDWLGSLLGITYGVYSKLARAIYSNTTAPNN; translated from the exons ATGGGCACGCGTTTTCTGGCGCTCTGGCTCCTCTGC CAGCTCCTCGCGGGAACCGCGCGATCGAAGCCGCAGATAACAAAGCTGTTTCCGGTCCAGGAGGCCGTAGAGCATCCTCAGCGTGCTATGAACGAGACGAGACCGTTGGATCGGCTTCTGGGGAAATTGCGAGCCACCTACGACTTCGTTTTCCGAAATCCGGAAAACACAAGCAACGTGGAGAAAATTCTATCGAAGGACGCATCCGATCCGGACGTTGACGCCTTGAAGACGATCTGGTCGAATCGAATGCCTGACGAAAATCCGGTGAAAAAGATCGAAGTCCCCGAGAAGACCCGACACGAACACGTTTTCCGTCTAATGAACGACGACTGGGCAAACGATATTCAACCCGTGGACCAGCTGGAGCCTCTAGGCCCGCTGGAATTCGAAGATGAGGAAGGGGACAAGAAGAGCGAGGTGGAATTCATCACCCCGAGACCCAGTCTACAGTTCCCCGTCACCATAAGCAGACACCTCGTCGATTGGCTCGGATCGCTCCTCGGAATTACTTATGGAGTCTATTCCAAGCTCGCCAGAGCTATTTATAGTAATACCACGGCACCGAATAATTGA